The region TTCGATTCCACTGTGCCAGCGATATTTCCCGTCTCGCCGTTGACATGAATCAAGCGGTTGCTGCCAGTGGACGGGTGCCAGAAGAGCAAGTCGGTTCCGCCGCCGCCATCGAAATCACCAGTGACGACCTGTGTGAAATCGCTGCCATTGATCATGGTTGTTGCGAACGGATTGTCTTGCACCGTGCCGTCGCCAAAGACGATGCGGTGTTCCCCGCTAACGGGATCCCAGAACAACAAGTCATCACCTTCGGCTCCCGCACCGGTGGGCATGGCATCGAAGTTGCCACTCACGACGTGCTGGTAATTGCCGTTGATCATTTCGTTGTCCACACCTTCATCAACAACGGTCGCCATTTGCGGCATCAATGGTGACGGTGCGTCGGCGGCGATCGTGTGTGGCTGTGGTCCATTCGGTGGGTCGATGCTGAAGTACAGTGTTGTAATGCCGCTTTCGCTGTACGGGTCGATGCCTTCGTCGAATGTGCCGTTGCCGTTGGCGTCCAGGAATCCGCTGGCGAAGACGTCGATCTCATAAACGCCTGGCTTCGTGAACGCCCAGTTGTAGTGACCATGGCTGCTCGCCGGCGTGAACAAGCTATCCGAATCGTCGATTCCATCGCTGCTGGCCATCCAAACCGTTGGTTCGTCCAGACTGCTGTTGTACAGGCTGAACTGGCCACCCTCGGGACCTCGCATTCCAAGCAACTGCATTTCGATCCATGCCGCATCTGAATCGACGCGAGGATCCATGTTCGTGTAGGTGGCAAACGCATTCCGCGGGCTAGTGCTTGTTGAGATGCCAAGATCGGGCACCATCGGCGGAGCGCCGCTTTGAGGTAGCAAATAAATGTGGCTTCCGGGCTCAGCGCCCAAGAAGGCGAACTCGTTACTGCTTGGTGCAGGAACCATACTGTCAGGACCACCGACGATCAACACTTCGCTGACATCCAAATCGGAACCCGGTGCTTCGAACGTCCAGAGATTTTCACGGTACTCCATCGTGATGTCAGCATGGCCACCGGTGAAGAATTCGGTGATCTGACGCGCTGGTCTGCGCTGCAACGTGTAAACCTCGCCACCAAGAACTGGTGTTGCTAGCGGGTTGCCTTCCAAGTCAACGATACCCGCCACTCCGTTAGTCAAACCCAACGCACCGCTGCCAGTGCCGGTGTCGACCGTTACAACGTACTCGGTTCCATCGCCGCTGACATCGGTGACCGCAGCCCCCGTCAAGCTACCCCCGAAGTTCGCGGCGAAGGTTTCTGTGGTTATGCCAGTGACCGGCTCGTTAAAGGTGACAGCAAATCGAACGGACTGAGCAGCGGTTGCGGCCGGACCCAGTCGCGTGATGCTGGCAACCCGCGGAGCCGACCCGTTGATCACCACACCGCTCAGATCGGCCATCGGCAAAGTGCGGTCCACATCATCGCCAACCGGATCGGTCATCGCTGCTCCGGTTGGCAGGGACACCATCATGGAAGCCAGTGCGATGCCATTCAGGTCGGAATCGTCGCCCTGGACCGAGTAACGAAATGTCAGGGTGGGTGTGCCGGTCCCTGACAGGTATTCCGCTGTCACCGTCTGATCACCAATCTGCAATTCGATCGCGGGCGTGCCAGTCACGTCGACAGGAACACCGAAGTGAACGTGCAAATCGATCGCCGCATCCTGGAGGTAAATGCCGTCCTCCGGGACGATCATTTGGTTGGCGAAAAAGCTGAGCTGATTCTCGTGAACCACGATCGCGAACGGATTATCGACGTCACCCGCAATCACGTCCATTTGTCCGTCGCCGTTGAAGTCAGCCAGTGACGCGTCAAACATCGAAAACTTTGGCGAACCGTCTATTGCAATGATCTGGCGGTCGCCAAACGATCCCGTCCCATCATTGGCGTACCACGAAACCGAGGTGTCGTCGAAACCGGCCGCCACCAGGTCCAGATCGCCGTCGCCATCGATGTCGCCGACGTCACCACCGAAAACGCCGGACTCGTCGACGGCCACCACCCGCTTTTCAAACGTGTTGTTGCCTAAGTTTCGGTAATACGCCAACTCGCTCGCGAAATACGATGTCGAAACGATGTCGATCAATCCGTCCCCGTCGAGGTCACCGCTATAGAGGTTGCGAACATCGATATCGCTATCAGCCAGAACCGAACTACTGAACCCGCCGGTACCATCGTTGACGAACAACGTGATTTGCTCAACGTCATTGGAGCCGACCACCAAGTCGATATCTCCATCGACGTCCGCATCAAAGGCGATCATTGCGTTTCCGCCAGTCAGGCCGGTCGCGATCTCCTCGGCAATATAGGTTCCGTTCAAATTGCGGAACAACCGAACCACTCCGTCGTTGCTGACTGAGGCAAAATCGACGTCTCCGTCACCGTCCAGGTCGCCTCCAACCGCGTCCCGGTGGCCACCCGCACCGGCAATTGGCACCGGGGCTCCGAAGTTCCCGTTGCCGTCGTTGGGGTGGTAGTGGAAGGTGGTGCCCCCAACGATGACAACGTCTAAGTCACCATCTTGGTCAGCATCGACCGAAAAAACGTTGCCAATAAAATCGGACGTCCCTGGCAAGATCGTTTGCCGCTCACCAAACGTCCCATCCCCTAAATTCGGTGCCCAAACAACCTCGGTCAGGAAGGTCACATCAGCAAAACCATTGACCAAAGCATCCGGCAGCCCGTCACCGTTCAGGTCGGTACCGATGGTGTTATACGCATACCCGGGTTCAGGCATGACGACCTCCGGCAATGCGAACGGAACCGCAACCGGAGGCAGCGGGTCGGCTGGCAGCGTCACGGGAGTGGGTTCGCCTGATTCGTTGATCTGGAAATACAACGTCGTCACGGCACTTTCACTGTAGGGATCGACGCCCGGATCGAGCGTGCCGTTTCCGTTGGCATCGAGGAAGCCCGACGCAACCACGTCAACCTCGTAGATACCGGGCTCGGTGAATGCCATGATGGTGTGATCATGGCTGCCTTCACGCAGCCAGTACGCGTCGTCCATATCAATCCCATCGGACGATGCCATCCACACCCGTGGGCCTTCGATTCCAATCGAGTACATTGAGAACTCGCCCCCAGCCGGACCGCGGACGTCCGCCAAATCGAGACGAATCCAGCGGCTGGTCGTGTTCACACGCGGGTCGGCTTCCAAATAGGCGGCGAATGTTCCCGGTGTTGTTTCCTCGGCTCCTAAGCCCAAGAACGGTAGGTCTGGGGTCGGCGATCCAGGCAGAACGTACACGGTGTCGTCAGTCTCACCCAAGAACGCCCATTCCGCGCCGCTGGGGGTCGTCTCGGCTGAACTCGGCCCGCCCACGGTCAGCACTTCGTCCGGTGCAAAATCGCCCGCGGGATTGTCGATGTGGAAACTCAGATCCCAGTTGCCATCGACGAAGTTTACACCCAAGTCCGCATGCCCTGAGGTGTAGAAATTCGAGATGGTCCGCACCGGACGTCGATTCAGCGTATACACCTCACCGCCAATGAATCCGGTCCCAAGCGAACTTCCGCCGACATTCGTGATCGTGGCTGCGTCCAGCACGTCTAGTCGGATCGTCCCGATACCGGTTCCGGTCCCCACGGTGACCATGTACGAAGACCCGTTGCCTTGAACTTCGGTCACGACCGCACCGGTCACGCCATCAGCAATGACTTCAAAGTCAGCTACATCCACACCACTGACGGACTGGTCGAATTCAACATGGAATTGGACAAACCTCTCGGCGGTCGGGTTGTCATCGGTGCGAGTGATCGCCGACACCAGCGGGGCGATTCCGTCAATCAAGACGTCTGAAAGATCCGTCGCTGGGACATCTAATCCGTTTCCGGTGATTTCGTCACCGACGACATCAAGAAGGGAACCGCCATTCGGATTGATCGCGGCTCCGAGTTCCACTCCGTCCATGTCATCCGCGCCAGCCAGGACAACATACCGGAACGTTAAGGTGTTTGTTCCTGAACCACCGACGTAGGCGAACTCCACCGGGCTACCGTCCACCGTGCCCGGAATGATTGGCGTCCCCGTCACGGTCACAGGAGACCCGAAGTACACACCGACATCGACAAACTGACCAGTCCGGTAGGTCCCGGCTGCCGGTTTCAAAATAGCCGTGGCCGACTCGCCAGTCAGGTTCTCGCTTCTAAACACCGCTGTGGCATACGCGGCGGCCAACACATCTTTGTCCCCGTCGCCATCCAAATCGACCACGGGGGTTGCCATGATGGCAGTCCCGCCGGTTGATGCGATCGTCCGCGGTGCGTCAAAATCTCCTGCCCCATCACCTGGCAACCAGACAACTTCGCCATTGGCACCGCTGCCAACCAGCAAATCAACGTTGCCGTTGCCGTCCAAATCCTCAGCACTCAACCGATAGGGGGTGAGCACGGCACTGGTCAGGACTTGCTGTGAACCGAAGTTGCCACTGCCATCGTTCTCGTACCAAGCCACCTTATTGTCGTAGGATGCCGAGACAAGATCCTTGTCGGCATCTCCATCCAAATCGACAGCGAGAACGCTAAACGGCCCTGACAAATCAGAGGTGACAGTTTGAGGCATCCCAAAGTTGCCACTTCCATCGTTGGCTGCCCAAAGTACTTGGTTCAATGGGAAATTAGCCGCAGCGACATCAAGGTCACCGTCTCCATCCAGATCGTCGAACGCCAGTCCAAATGTGTAGGGGACGTTGAACGGAAGCGTTCCACCCGTGCTGAAGTTGCCATCACCGTCGTTGCCGTACCAAGTGATTTCGCCGACTTCCTGATTGTTGGCCACGGCATCGAGATCACCGTCTCCGTCGATGTCAGCCAATGACACGCCGAGAGTCCCTTGAGACACTCCTGGAAGATCGACAATCGCCTGTCGAGCACCGAACGTGCCGGAACCGTCGTTGGAATACCAAGCCAACCCAACACCGGTCTCGGCCACGATCACATCTTGACTTCCATCTCCGTCCAAGTCACCCGCGAGTGCGGCATCGGCTCCGACCGCCGCCACCGGAATCGCATCGCCGAAGCTTCCGCCATCCAATGGCAACCAAGAGACGGAGCTAAACGATGGGACGAGCAGGTCCGTATCGCCATCGGCATCGAAGTCTGCGACATCCGCACCGACCGGCCCTTCCGGGGCTGTCGAAACCACCTCCGGCATGGCAAACGGGACCACCGCCGAAGTCAGAAGCGTCTTGGTCTCAAGGGCCTCGACGGCGGAGCCATACTGAGCGCGACGCCGATTCCGACCTTTCAGCCGGCTTGGTCGACGAATCGTTGGAACGCGCCGCAGGTCACGCAGGAACTCACGGAAACCGTTCAGCATTTTCAGGGCCCTCATTGTGTTTCGTCAGTGCAAAATAAGACTTCACAACAGCCAAGCCGTCCACCGGCTGGCCTTGGCATACATTCGGTCAACAGTGGTTTGCAGGACATCGTTTGGAGGCGTAAGGACCTTCCGCCAAACCGCCATAGACTCAGGCGTGCGGTCAGACTCCCATGTGCGTGATGCCTGCAACGTGCATGGAGTCACTGTCTTAACGTCCTCTTGCCACGATGTTTTCTCGGCGAGATCAGCCTCTCCATTGGGGTTGGCGACACTGAATGTCGCACACCAAGAACTAATGCAACAAACATCCTAGATGATACAAATCGCATTTACACATAATATGCAAATAAGGAGAGTAGGTATACTGGGGCTACCGGTCAAGCAGGTGATGATAAAATCATCTGTGAAGATTCCTCACATGGTTGCCCTGCAGGTTTGCAATCGGACCGTTCCAATTGACAGGCGGCAGAACTTACTCCGGTCGTTGCCGCGAAAGAATCATCACTCAGAATCCCAAAGCGTTGCGTCTAGTCGTCGAATGACGAACGTGGTCACGAGACTAAGTTGATAGCCCGTTGGTCAAGCAGATCCGTAAGATTATCGCCGCTTCTTCGCTTTCAGTCCCATTCGCCTTTTCCCTCCCGACCATGCGATCGAAGTTGAACTCGGACGGCGATCACCGGATACTCGATTCTCCACATCTCACGTCATTCGGAACGCTGCTCGATCGGAGGTCGGCCCATGCCATCCTGGACACAATGCCCCTGGAAAGAATTCGCGACGGGACTACGACATAGAACAACGGCACTCGTACTAACCATGGTGACACTGGTCCTGTCAGTTTGCTCGGAGAAAACCAGAGCGGCCGCGGAGGAACCGCCGCCGAACGTCGTATTAGTCCTGGCAGACGATCTGGGTTATGGCGACTTGGGATGTTATGGGGCTACGAAAGTTCAGACGCCCAACATCGATCGGCTTGCAGCCGAAGGGCGTCGGTTTACGGATGCTCATTCGGTATCGGCGGTCTGTACACCGTCGCGTTATGCACTGCTCACGGGCCAGTTCCCCGTGCGGGCGAACGATGGCCGAGGCGTATGGGGACCAGCCCCAGTGACTTCGCCGCTGATCGTCGACACCGATCAAACGACCATTGCGGATGTCTTCAAGAGTGGTGGCTACGACACGGCAGTCATCGGGAAATGGCATCTTGGCTTCGGCAATGGAAGAAACACATGGCAGGAGCCGCTTCGACCTGGACCACAGGATCTTGGCTTTGATTACTACTTTGGGATGCCGGTTGTGAACAGCGCGCCTCCCTATGTTTATGTGGAAAACGATCGCATCGTCGGTAGCGATCCTGACGACCCGCTAATCTATCTCGGTCGAAATGCCAAGAACGCGACACCGATCACGCCCATTCCTCCAGAAGCCGCAAACCGTGTTCGCAATGCATTTGGTGGGGCGAAGAAAGCCCATCAATTGTTCAACGACTATCGAGTTGGAACAACGTTCGCGAAGAAGTCTGTCGAATGGATTAACGACCGGAAAGACAAACCATTTTTTCTCTATTTGGCGACGACTAACATTCATCATCCCTTTACTCCAGCCAAACGGTTTCAGGGGACTAGTCAGTGCGGGTTATATGGCGACTTCATCCATGAACTCGACTGGATTGTGGGTGAGATTCTTACATGCCTCGAAGATAATGGACTCACTGACAATACGCTTGTGATCTTCACGAGTGACAACGGTGGAATGTTCAATATCGGTGGGCAGGCCGCCTTCAAAGCAGGACATCGTCAGAACGGCGACCTTCTTGGTTTTAAGTTCGGCGCGTGGGAAGGCGGGCACCGCGTGCCTATGATCGTCCGGTGGCCGGGCAAGGTGAAAGCGGGCACGACTTCGGACCAATTGATCGGCAATGTCGACATGCTAGCAACATTCGCAGCGCTCACGGGACAGAAGCTGAACGAAGTTCAAGAGACTGATAGCGTCAATATGCTTCCTGCGTTCGTCGCCGACCCGGAACAGCAGATTCGCGATCATTTAATATTAGCGCCGCATAAGAATACGCATCTATCGGTTCGCAAAGGAAGGTGGATGTACATCCCGCGGAAAGGAAGTGGCGGATTCGGTGGAAGCACTCCCGGGGGCCACACGTTCGCCGGACCCGCGGCAGCGAGTTTCGTCGGTTCAGTCAACAGTGATATTGAAGATGGAAAGATCAAGAAAGACGCACCGCCCGCGCAGCTCTACGACCTCAACGCGGATGTCAGTGAGACGAAGAACCTCCACGACGAATTTCCGGAAGTCATCAAGGAATTAGATTCTTTGTTGGCCAGATACAAACCAAACCCGTCTCCCAAGAAGCCGACTCCGCGTGGCAAAAACAAGCCCGCAAAGAAGACACCTGCGACACCAAGTCAGCGAAGCACATCGTTTGACTTCGAATCGGGTCGACTCAAACCCTGGAAGATCGTTGAAGGCCAATTCGGCCACATCATTGGAAGCCGAGAGCAATTCTTTCACAACAAAGGGGAATACAACAAACAAGGCAAATACTATCTTACAACACTCGAATCCTCGCCAATGGCAGAGAAAGGCAAGGATGCTCAAACCGGTGTTGTTGTCTCGCCAATGTTTGTTCCTAAGGCGGGAACGATGACGTTTCGTGTGGGTGGAGGCGACGGCCCAAACGTCTATGTGGCTCTCTGCACCGCTGACGGGAAAGAAGTTCTGCACGCACGCGGCATTCGAAATCAAGTCATGCAGGAACGCTCTTGGGATCTGACTGCATACGTTGGCAAGAAGATGTTCATCAAGGTTGTCGATCGCTCAACAGGCGGGTGGGGGCATATCACGGTTGATGACTTCCAGTTCGACGCCAAAGTGCTGGAAGACGAATAACTACGAAAAGAATGAGCAGAACCGTAACAAAATAGACGAGACCGCCGCCGTTGGTTATTGAGTGCAACATCGAATGACCATCCTACGCACTCATAGCCCATGCCTGGCCGAATAATGTGACTCTTTGATCACGCTAGCAATTACACTAGCGTGATCAACGAGATCGAATCGAGCTTGTATCTCAGTCCACCAAAGCGTGACCACACACAAAACTAGTGAAGAGTCGACACGCCGTCCCAATCAAAGCCCTAGCGAGGTACGATGTCGACTATCCTGGCTTTACAGTTGGATCGCCAGCTTCGACAGTAAATGACGCTCGTTTCGTGACCTCGCCGCCTTGGGTTTCGACATCATCGACAACCATGTAGTCGCTGATCCAACTTTCCGGTGTCACCGTACACCGCACATATCCTCGCTCTCGGTTATAGAACTTGAGGCTCGGATTGTTCGCCAACATTTGGTCGTGATCTTTCGGCTTGTTTTGACCATTGCCTCCGCTGGAAATCGAGGTTCCCACGAATTCGGTGGCGACGACCGGTTCATCGGCCAACCGATCATCCAGCCGAAGTTCGTTGACCCAGTTCGAGTGGATATCTCCGGTCAACACGACGGGGTTCGGAACTCTCCGGTCGGCCAAGAACTTCAATAGCTGCCGCCGCTCCGCCGCGTATCCGGGCCATTGATCCATCGAGTAAGCCGGCGAAACCCCATTTCGATCGAACCCGACCAATCCCATCATGACTTGCTGAGCAAGCACGTTCCACTGACCACGCGAGGTGATCAGCGACCGTTGCAACCAACCGCGTTGTTTGCTTCCCAGAAGCGTATTGCTTTTACCCAAAGCCGCTTCGTTGAGGGGAGAATGTCGATCGTTGTTGGGCTGATCACTCCGATACTGCCGAGTATCTAGCACCATTAGTTCCGCCAGCCGTCCGAATGAGGCTTTGCGGTACAGTTTCATATCCGGTCCTTGTGGAAGCGACCGTCGACGGAGCGGCATCATTTCATAATAGGCCTGGTAGGCATTGGCCCGCCGAACCAGATATTCCACAGGATCGACATCAAGCTCTTCGGAAATCGCACCCGCGCAGTTGTTATCAAACTCGTGATCATCCCAGGTGACAAACCATGGGCATTGCGCGTGCATGTGACTCAGCAGTGGATCAGTCCGATATTGACAGTGACGAACCCGATAGTCTCCTAGCGACTCGATCTCTTTGCCAAGGTGCGTACGGATTTTGCCGTTTCGCCCCGATTCATACTCGTAGATATAGTCACCGAGATGGAAGACGAGATCAACATCGTCTTTAGCCATCTGCTCGTACGCGGTAAAGTAACCCTGCTCGTAGTTTTGACATGATGCGAAGGCAAACTTAAGTTGTGCGGGCATCACGTTCGGGCCGGGCAAGGTGCGAGTTCGACCGACCGGGCTAGCTGCGTCTCCGGAACGGAACTGGTACCAGTACCAGCGATCCGGTTTGAGGTTATTTAGTTCCACATGCACGGAATGCCCCAATTGTGGCATTGCTGTCGATGCCCCTTTGGCAACCACAGTTTTCAGGGTTTCGTCCTCGGCAACAACCCATTCAACCTCAACCGGAGTCGCAGGCATGCCGCCGTAGGGTTCAAGTGGTTTAGGAGCCAGTCGCGTCCACAAGACAAAGCCCCTGCTGTCTGGATCTCCCGAAGCAACACCGAGAGTAAACGGATCATCGCTGAACTTCGGTTTCGTGCCAGCGAGTGTCGACTGCGTCGTGTAAGGAATCGACGACAGTGCGGCACCGTACGCAAGAAAGAGTCGGCGGCTCACGCCACCTTCATAACGCACCGCATCTGCCAATCGAGAGAGATCAAGCATTGTTAAAACTTCCTGTCACAGACACGGGAGTTCACCTCACGCGTCGAAATACATAGTTAGCCGAAGACTTCCACACGTGAATTCTTGCGAACAAAGTCGTCGACCTCAAGCAAGGCAAAGATGTATTTCCGATGAAGTTCCCGCGAAGGCCCCTCCATAAACTTGGAAAAGAAGAATTGGAGTCGCCTTAACGATGCGACAATTCTCGTGTGACACGAACACTTGAGTTCGTCAGGGACGTAGGAAACAGAAAGAGTTGCTAGTCGCGGACGATCATATCCCGCCGGTCAACGCACTTTCAGAATTTAGCCAACTGGCTAGGAATTTGAACACCAATTCTCTAGGCCCATTGAATCTGGTGAAGACACCCCGAGTTCCACGAGTAACGACTCATGCTAGCAGCCTGCATGGTCTTGTCGAGATCGACCGATTGCTTAACTTCGTTCGCACGCTCTATTCAGCGTCAGCTTCGCATGCGACTGTTACCAATCATTTGAACTCGATTCGCAAACGGTTGCAACAACTCTTAAGAGTCTCGCAAGCACGAGGCAACCTCAATTTCAGATAGGTTACTCATCGACGGTGTTCAGTTCGCGGGGTTTGGGGGCGACGTCCGCTAGCATGACGTTGTTGAGGTATTCCAGTTGCACCCGCTCAGCTTCCGCAAGCACACCTTTGAGCTTGCAAAACGACTGAATGGCACAGACGTTCTCAGTGTCGATGCAGTCGAGCAAGTGGAGATTTCCCTCAAACCGCTCCACGACTTCACCCAGCCGAATTTCCGTCGGTCGCTTCGCTAACTCAATACCGCCACCCAACCCACGAACACTTCGGATGTAACCATAACGCGAAAGTTGATTGACGACTTTCGCGACGTGATGCGTCGAGATACCGAACAACTCCGCCACGTCGGCAACTTTAGCACGCCCCGTCCGCGACGCGAGGTACATCAGTGTTCGCAAGGCGTAATCTGTTTGTGTGGTGAGTTGCATGGTGACATGGACAGAGTGGTGGTGATTGATGCCGGAAACCAAAACATCTATTTCTCGTGCATCTTTCACCTAAATATCGACATTCTCATCCAATTTGTCAAGGCATCCGTGAGACTGCCGCAATGTGCAAGCCGACTATGAGACTCGCACTCTCTGAACCTATTCAAACGCGAGTTAAATACAGAATCCCGGTTTGCCAAGACATCAAAGCAGGGTCTGTCTCATGCCAACCGGGAACCAAAGGCGTATTCGTATCCATCGCGGAAATAAAAGACCACAGTTCTGAGGTGCTATTGTTTGGCACGATGCCGACGAAGGAACGAAATTTTAGGTTTACATCCCAGCGGCAAGCGCTTCGAGATGTCGGCTAAAGTGATCGGCTAGCACTTCGGTGTAAGTGTCCGGATGCGATTCCAAGACCGACCGGACGGCGGGTCCCAGTTCAGGGTCTGTCAACGTCGATCCAAACGTGCAGTGGAGAATCTGTCGACCAGGTTCGGTGAAGCCGACACCTTGTGGCACATCAGCCCAGCACTCAAGATAAACTTGTTCCAGCTTTTTGGCGTCTAGGCCATCAGCAGTAGGAACGGCGTCGTTCGTTGCGGACACATGATAGGTCGCTTTGTCGATGTCGTAGCGATCGCGGCCGAATTGTACGATGCGGCGGAACAGGGCCTCATCGTGTCGAGCCACAACCCGAAGGGCTTCGAGGTAACTAGTGCCGGCGGTCTTCACATGGAACCGACCCTTCGTCGCCCGTGCGAGAGCGGCATACATCGAAAGTTTGTCTGAGCCCGAATGCAGACTCAGCTTGTAGGGGCCAAGCATTTCGGCAATTGCGGCATGATCGTTCAACGATGCTTCCAGGGCAGCAACATCGCCTTTGTAATCCACACCCTTTTCCAGTTCGCCAATAAACCGTGGAGCCAAACTAACGAGTTTCATTCCACCTTGAAGACACTGATCGGCAATGATGTAGTGCTCGGCTAGTGTTGTCGGCTGATCAGTCTCATCGACAGAGAGCTCGATTTCATAGTCGCCATTTTTCGCTTCGTGAACCGATTTGATATGGTCTCCTAAATGGAGCGCCCGCTGAATTGCAGAGCCATATTTGACTGCCGCTCGCATGCAGGCTTGCTCGTCTAACTCCACTTTCGAACCGGAGGGCAGGTCGATCGACTTGCCTAAATAACTCTCGTACCAAGGAGCCGACTCGCGGGCAGACTCGAACTTCTCACGGAGTGTGGCCTCATCATAGTCATCGGCCTTCTGGTCGACATCGTCCGACGGGTCAATCGTAAAGAAGGTGAATCCGACCGCTGCGGTGACATCAACATCCTCTGGGGTCTTCAAGTGATCCGCATCCGCCCCAATGCGCCCCTCCCAACCCGCGGATTTTGCACCGTTGAGGGCATCGTCCATTACCTGTTGCGGTGTCCGTTGAGTGCGTGTCATTTCGCGAATGGATTGCTGCGGAAAGATCGGCTCGATCCCATTCGCCGACCGTTGCATCGCCACGACATGACCAGGCGTTGCGAGTCCGATCCGATCACCGAATCCAAAACTCGGAGCCAATCCTAGTGTCACACATTGCGGTTGTTCACTCATTGTTATTGATCTTTCTATACCTAAGATTCAATTGTTTTCGAAGGAGAATACCTGTCCATAGATGCTAAACATCATCGATATGTTTGATACGCGATCCAATGGTTCTGCTTGGTCGTTTACTTTCAACGGCGTTAGACAACTTCGATCACTGCTTTGATCACGCCAGATTCGGGGCGAGTGAACGATTCAAAATCAGAAATGACATCACTGAACGACGTCCGGTGGGTGATCCAAGGTTTCGTGTTGATTGTGCCATCTTCGATTAGACCGATGATGCGACCGAAGTCGCGAGGAAGAGCATTTCGTGAACCTTTGATCGTCATCTCCGGCTTATGAAGAGCCGGATGTGGAAAGGAGACTTCCGCCGTGGTAATACCAACGTAAACGAGCGAACCGGTATGGGCGACATAGTTCAAAGCGTTCGACATCGACCCGTTGTGGCCCGTTGCATCCGTCACGACCGCGTATTTATCTCCACCGGTAATTTCTTGGATCTGTTCAACTTCACTGCCATCACCTTTGAACTGAATCGTGTGCGGCACGCCATAGTTTTCGCGGCAGAACTCCAAACGAGACTCAACCATATCCATCACAGTAATCGTGGCACCGGTCAATCGGGTGAACTCCAGGGTCGCTAATCCAATTGGTCCCGCGCCGATGATTAGCACATGGTCACCCTCCTGCGGGGCACCTCGGTCGCAGGCGTGGCAACCGATGGCCAACGTCTCAACCAATGCAAGTTGCTCG is a window of Thalassoroseus pseudoceratinae DNA encoding:
- a CDS encoding sulfatase family protein; protein product: MVTLVLSVCSEKTRAAAEEPPPNVVLVLADDLGYGDLGCYGATKVQTPNIDRLAAEGRRFTDAHSVSAVCTPSRYALLTGQFPVRANDGRGVWGPAPVTSPLIVDTDQTTIADVFKSGGYDTAVIGKWHLGFGNGRNTWQEPLRPGPQDLGFDYYFGMPVVNSAPPYVYVENDRIVGSDPDDPLIYLGRNAKNATPITPIPPEAANRVRNAFGGAKKAHQLFNDYRVGTTFAKKSVEWINDRKDKPFFLYLATTNIHHPFTPAKRFQGTSQCGLYGDFIHELDWIVGEILTCLEDNGLTDNTLVIFTSDNGGMFNIGGQAAFKAGHRQNGDLLGFKFGAWEGGHRVPMIVRWPGKVKAGTTSDQLIGNVDMLATFAALTGQKLNEVQETDSVNMLPAFVADPEQQIRDHLILAPHKNTHLSVRKGRWMYIPRKGSGGFGGSTPGGHTFAGPAAASFVGSVNSDIEDGKIKKDAPPAQLYDLNADVSETKNLHDEFPEVIKELDSLLARYKPNPSPKKPTPRGKNKPAKKTPATPSQRSTSFDFESGRLKPWKIVEGQFGHIIGSREQFFHNKGEYNKQGKYYLTTLESSPMAEKGKDAQTGVVVSPMFVPKAGTMTFRVGGGDGPNVYVALCTADGKEVLHARGIRNQVMQERSWDLTAYVGKKMFIKVVDRSTGGWGHITVDDFQFDAKVLEDE
- a CDS encoding alkaline phosphatase D family protein encodes the protein MLDLSRLADAVRYEGGVSRRLFLAYGAALSSIPYTTQSTLAGTKPKFSDDPFTLGVASGDPDSRGFVLWTRLAPKPLEPYGGMPATPVEVEWVVAEDETLKTVVAKGASTAMPQLGHSVHVELNNLKPDRWYWYQFRSGDAASPVGRTRTLPGPNVMPAQLKFAFASCQNYEQGYFTAYEQMAKDDVDLVFHLGDYIYEYESGRNGKIRTHLGKEIESLGDYRVRHCQYRTDPLLSHMHAQCPWFVTWDDHEFDNNCAGAISEELDVDPVEYLVRRANAYQAYYEMMPLRRRSLPQGPDMKLYRKASFGRLAELMVLDTRQYRSDQPNNDRHSPLNEAALGKSNTLLGSKQRGWLQRSLITSRGQWNVLAQQVMMGLVGFDRNGVSPAYSMDQWPGYAAERRQLLKFLADRRVPNPVVLTGDIHSNWVNELRLDDRLADEPVVATEFVGTSISSGGNGQNKPKDHDQMLANNPSLKFYNRERGYVRCTVTPESWISDYMVVDDVETQGGEVTKRASFTVEAGDPTVKPG
- a CDS encoding RrF2 family transcriptional regulator, with translation MQLTTQTDYALRTLMYLASRTGRAKVADVAELFGISTHHVAKVVNQLSRYGYIRSVRGLGGGIELAKRPTEIRLGEVVERFEGNLHLLDCIDTENVCAIQSFCKLKGVLAEAERVQLEYLNNVMLADVAPKPRELNTVDE
- a CDS encoding tagaturonate epimerase family protein, whose amino-acid sequence is MSEQPQCVTLGLAPSFGFGDRIGLATPGHVVAMQRSANGIEPIFPQQSIREMTRTQRTPQQVMDDALNGAKSAGWEGRIGADADHLKTPEDVDVTAAVGFTFFTIDPSDDVDQKADDYDEATLREKFESARESAPWYESYLGKSIDLPSGSKVELDEQACMRAAVKYGSAIQRALHLGDHIKSVHEAKNGDYEIELSVDETDQPTTLAEHYIIADQCLQGGMKLVSLAPRFIGELEKGVDYKGDVAALEASLNDHAAIAEMLGPYKLSLHSGSDKLSMYAALARATKGRFHVKTAGTSYLEALRVVARHDEALFRRIVQFGRDRYDIDKATYHVSATNDAVPTADGLDAKKLEQVYLECWADVPQGVGFTEPGRQILHCTFGSTLTDPELGPAVRSVLESHPDTYTEVLADHFSRHLEALAAGM
- a CDS encoding zinc-binding alcohol dehydrogenase family protein encodes the protein MKAIQLQEPKRFEHIEIAEPGAPGPGQALVRTHRMGICGTDYSGYLGKMPFFSYPRIPGHELGVEVLEVGDGVTDIKVGDRCSVEPYMNCGKCFACRKGNGNCCESLNVIGVMVDGGLCEQFLIRADKLHPSAKISYEQLALVETLAIGCHACDRGAPQEGDHVLIIGAGPIGLATLEFTRLTGATITVMDMVESRLEFCRENYGVPHTIQFKGDGSEVEQIQEITGGDKYAVVTDATGHNGSMSNALNYVAHTGSLVYVGITTAEVSFPHPALHKPEMTIKGSRNALPRDFGRIIGLIEDGTINTKPWITHRTSFSDVISDFESFTRPESGVIKAVIEVV